The Fusobacterium sp. IOR10 genome window below encodes:
- a CDS encoding putative 2-aminoethylphosphonate ABC transporter substrate-binding protein translates to MKIKKLFSALALIGVIVGCGDKSIKTPKKEINIYTALETEQIPEYLKGFKEKYPNIKLNVIRDSTGIIISKLLAEKDNPQADVIWGTAATGILSLNKVNLLKEYSPKGIEHINKKFVDQSGTKPKWVGNNAWMNAIVVNKIELKKLGLKEPKSFKDLLNPNYKGLISMPNPNSSGTGFLTVSALIQLMGENKAWEYMKDLHKNIGVYTHSGSKPSKMAAKGESPIGISYDYPGIKLMNQGAPVNVYFPTEGCGWDSEANALINKKIIKKESKLFLDWAISENTMKEYSKSYAIVSRDINVSVPKGFPKNPINKLIENDFNWAATNRDSILHKWENNFGSKTETK, encoded by the coding sequence ATGAAAATCAAAAAATTATTTAGTGCTTTAGCTTTAATTGGGGTGATTGTAGGATGCGGAGATAAATCTATAAAGACTCCTAAAAAAGAGATTAATATTTATACTGCTTTAGAAACTGAACAGATTCCAGAATATTTAAAAGGATTCAAGGAAAAATATCCAAATATAAAGTTAAATGTAATCAGAGACTCCACAGGAATTATAATATCCAAACTTTTAGCTGAAAAAGATAATCCTCAAGCTGATGTAATTTGGGGAACTGCTGCAACTGGAATACTGAGCTTAAATAAAGTAAATCTTTTAAAAGAATATTCCCCTAAAGGAATTGAACACATTAATAAAAAATTTGTTGATCAAAGTGGAACTAAACCTAAATGGGTTGGAAATAATGCTTGGATGAATGCAATTGTAGTAAATAAAATAGAATTAAAAAAGTTAGGTCTAAAGGAGCCTAAGAGTTTTAAGGATTTATTAAATCCAAATTATAAGGGCTTAATTTCCATGCCAAATCCCAATTCTTCTGGAACAGGATTTTTAACAGTCTCAGCTTTAATACAATTGATGGGAGAAAACAAAGCTTGGGAGTATATGAAAGACCTTCATAAAAATATTGGAGTTTATACTCATTCTGGATCAAAGCCTTCTAAAATGGCTGCTAAAGGAGAGTCCCCAATAGGAATATCCTATGATTATCCTGGAATTAAACTAATGAATCAAGGTGCCCCTGTAAATGTCTATTTTCCAACTGAAGGATGTGGATGGGATTCTGAAGCTAACGCTTTAATTAACAAAAAAATTATTAAAAAAGAATCTAAATTGTTTCTAGATTGGGCAATTTCAGAAAATACCATGAAAGAATATTCTAAATCCTATGCAATTGTATCTAGAGACATAAATGTTTCTGTTCCTAAAGGATTCCCTAAAAATCCAATAAATAAATTAATAGAAAATGATTTTAATTGGGCTGCCACTAATAGGGATAGTATATTGCATAAATGGGAAAATAATTTTGGCTCAAAAACAGAAACAAAATAA
- a CDS encoding GNAT family N-acetyltransferase, whose protein sequence is MNLEIKKFDKLTTKELYDILKVRLEVFIIEQGCFYKDADGRDFESDHLMIKEDGKLLAYLRIIKPGIAYDVCSLGRVLVIKEARGRGLAKKIVKNGIDHVVNNWNEKNIRIAAKNYLREFYESFGFKPISEVYLEDGIPHVNMTLEVKK, encoded by the coding sequence ATGAATTTAGAAATTAAAAAGTTTGACAAACTGACAACAAAGGAACTATATGATATATTAAAAGTAAGATTAGAAGTATTTATTATAGAACAAGGATGTTTTTATAAGGATGCAGATGGAAGAGATTTTGAGTCTGATCATTTAATGATTAAGGAAGATGGAAAACTACTTGCCTATCTAAGAATTATAAAGCCTGGAATTGCCTATGATGTCTGTTCTTTAGGAAGAGTTTTAGTAATTAAAGAAGCTAGAGGAAGAGGTCTTGCTAAAAAAATTGTTAAGAATGGAATAGATCATGTGGTAAATAATTGGAATGAAAAAAATATAAGAATAGCTGCTAAAAACTATCTTAGAGAATTCTACGAAAGTTTTGGCTTTAAACCTATATCAGAGGTTTATCTAGAAGATGGAATCCCCCATGTGAATATGACTTTGGAGGTTAAAAAATGA